In the Populus trichocarpa isolate Nisqually-1 chromosome 1, P.trichocarpa_v4.1, whole genome shotgun sequence genome, CAGTTGacattcaaattcaagaaaaacataCCACAATGGAGTGAACAGCTGCAGGAATACTTTGCTTCATTAGTTGCAAAAATCTTAGCCCCCTTTCCCAAGCAGGAAGATCCATGCTGCGTTCGGCAGGAGTATTTCCTTAGAAAAAGTGAATATCCCAGGATCAACACCATACTAGTTAttgtaaaaaatgaatttatcagTTCAAACTATACCTTGTCAAATAAAAACACCGTAGCTGTGCTCTTgactaaatattttaaactttacaAGCAGAACAGACAGCATGTAGCTTGAATGTAACAAACAGATGGAAGTAAACCAACCTGATTGCTTCTGAGTCAATACTAGTGATATCCCCAGAAACAAGCTCGTATTGGTACCGGCACTTGGAACAAGATGCAATCTACAGAAAAAGCATTATATCATCACTACAACATATCAAACAATTAAACTACAGTGCCGAGAGCAATAATATCCAGAATTGCAGGGCTGCCAGACATCCAGGCTAGACATTATATTGAAAGCCCATGTATCCAAATACCTGAATGCCATGTTGAGGTTGTGCAACAGCAACAGCTATCATACAAGTTGGACATCTCACAACCTTACCAAATGGCACCTACCAAAACCACAATCCATAACTTTATTATTACTAGACTCCCTTTTTTcattaatgaatattaattaactacaaaTCACCATTTACCTCGTCCTCGCTAGGCGACACACCAACGCGGCAAATATAATCAATCATCTTAAGAGCATCAGAAACCTTCAATGCCGCAGCAAGACCTTGAACTAATGACGTGTAAACACTAACATCCGGCCGCGACCATTTCCATCTTTCTATCTCAGTAACGcctgcaatatatatatttttatttgtttaaaaagaacaaattcaaattgaatAATACTGATtaataactaactaactaaccgACTACCTTGATCGAAGCTGGAACGCATAGCgtaaaaaacagagagagccAAATCAGTATTGCCGCGATCAATGGCGGCAGTTATAATACCACAACAATCAGTTACACTAACTAAACCGTTACTTTTATTAGTGATTACAGATATTATTTGCAGGGCTTCATTGGCGTCTTTAGCAGCGGAGACTCTGGAGAGGGAGTCTTCATTTAGTGATAAAAAAGAGTTATTGTTGTCGTTGTCTTCGTCGTCGGCGGCGGATTGGCTTAGTGAAGAAGCGAGTGGTTTTAAGGATGGTGTTCTTGAAGTGGAAAAAAATGGTGCGGTTTTATGGAAAGAAAATAAGAGGGAGAGGAGAGTGGCTGTGGTAGTGTAGTTTGGTTTTGGAGAGAGTTTAGAGAGGAGAGGAGGGGAGTGTGAGAAGCGGGAGACGTAGGAGGAGCAGGAGCAAAAGCCTAAGTTtagtgtcattttttttatatattgttaagATGAAGGAAATTGACGAGGGAGGGGAGGCGGTTTTGTTAATGGCTGGCGGAGTTTGCTGTTACTGTTTTAATTCCTTTCTCTGTTTGTTTCGGATGACGAGATGAGAAACGAGAGGTTGTCGGGCGTGGTTGATTACTAttggataaaagaaaaaagaatattcaTTTTTGCAAAACAATTTTGATGGAGCTGCGGGGAATCGAACCCCGTGCCTCTCGCATGCGAAGCGAGCGCTCTACCATATGAGCTACAACCCCATATATTTAAACTCCAGGACGCTAGATTAGTTAATATTTCACTAATCCAAATATTGCTTTTCTCTGGTTTCGAGGGGCGTGTAGAGAGATCGAGGATCTCTGTCGCTGCCGAGTCACTGTTGGAGGGTTTTTAGTTCTCCCTTGACATTTTGCTTAAAAGCAGATGGGTAGAAAAAACCAACCCCCTGCTACTGCAAAGTATCGTTTTGTTGGGAGAAGATGCCCAAAATCATGCGAAGCGACAGGCTGACTTCATTAGATGACTACAAATGCATTACTTGCTGCCACGTTCTGATTCTGCTTTATAGCTTCTGGTTAGCATTAATAGATAATAGATATCAAGAATAGCACCATGCTTTGGACAGTAAATACTTGCTACTGGACCAAAATGCAGGGCCAACTAGACATTACTGTCAATCTGCGTCAACAAATCACTAAAACATTGCGCACCAACTAGACATTGCCGCTGACCAAAAGGAATTTTTTGTCATTGCAATTGGCTGAGCAGGAGAGGTAAGAGAACATAAGTCATTCTCTACAAACCACCTAAACCCATCCATCTTCAAACTTGGTATCTGCTATTCACCCGTGAATGTCAAAACCATGCGTTCAACAGCCACAATTTACGGGGAGCTCAAGCACACAAAGGCGGAAAAACAATCAACAGTAAATTCCTGAGAAGTCATGAATTGCATTAACATCCTGTAACTGATAAAATGCCACTGGGAAAATACCAAGCTGGATATAGTTCAACATGACaagcaaaaatgaaaatttttaggGAGGCCTAGGTTCTGCAACTGAAGCACCCTTAGCACTCCAATGAACAGGGTCAGTAGGGAGGCTGAGAAGACATGATCATAGAAGACTCTGCTTCAGAGTCGCAAACACCCCGTCTGATCAACCTCTTGCAAGAGCTCGCATCAGAATCGGCCTCTTGCCCATGGCACCCTTGGCCGCCTGCCACCGCCGTTGTATTTTATAGCATTGTTTTGCCGTGACAAGACTTTCATCCTCTGCTCCTTCATGTTAGCAAACAATAAATCCAATGTTTGAGGCCTCTGCTTGGCACCCACATCCCCTTGATGCTGTTGTTGGTTCTGGCGTGGGGGTGACTGCACAACGACAACAAAAGTCAGTATGATATGGATGCATTCACAACAAAGAAGCAGCTCTCTGTTACTGTCGATGCTGCACACCCTAGCAAATCACCATTGGTGCACTACAGCCCTAAAATGATCTGGTGCATGGTTTAATCGTGTCTTGGCTGCAGACAAATCTAATAATTTCACAAATATGGAAAACacaagcatttaaaaaaaaaaaaaatacatcttccAATGACAAAGATAGAAtctttaattgaagaaatcccaactgctaaaagagaaaaaaaatacctttctAGCAAAGCCTCCATTTGCAGCCCTCTTCTTAACTGTAAAACCTGCAGCCCTGCAtccagaaacaagaaaaaataactcgagtagGATGATGTTTCAAGCACCTGAACCCAATATAATACTCTCTGCTCTGACCACAACCAATCAAATCTTACAAAAACTACATGAGATAAAATTCCACTTGGTTGAGTTTGAGACCTGAGATTCTTACCGTAAGTGTTCAAATTATATTGAACTAAGAATTACAACAAACCCGTTTTTGCAGACAACAGTTGCTCGAATAAAAAAGTGAAGACCCTTCTCAGCAGTTTTTCCTTTAATATTCAAGAAAACTTTAAAGAAATGGAAGCTTGTCAGAACTCGTAAGTCTTTGCAATTTGCAAAAACAGAGGATAGGACCTCAATGGAAGCAGCAGATCTGAAGAACTGTGAGAACCAATTCTCATGCTGTCCAAAAAGCAGGAGACTCCAGCCGAGGTTCGAGAACACCATCCATCAACCACAAAAGCCACATACATGCTTTTGCTGGTAAAGAGACTAATGATTCTCCAGccatatcttaaaaaaattcacaaacttCCCAAGAAGGCATGTTCTAGTAATTCACTCAAACTTCTTCCCTCTTTATCATTTGGAGCATgaaatttcttaaacacaaaactCTTATTCTTACGACCAAAAACAACCCCTATTTCATAACCAATAAGGCTCTGTTAACTTCCATCTCAGCCACCACGAATTGGATCAAAACCCAGTCAGGTATGACACAAATGAGAGATCAAAGGAACAGAGAACAATGAAGAATCAATCAAAATTTACTAAGAGGAAAGAAAACTCCAGAGTTCAAATCTCCTTGACACTAACTTCTAACAGCAAAGGATAGGCACCTTCATTTGGTATCCCCCAATTTTCAGAGAAGagtaaaaaataatgagaataaagATTGGGAATGAGAGATAAGCAACAGAAAATTGCATCAGTTGAACAATCAGCCTAGATGCACAAGGAAAGGGAGCAGAGGCCAGCAGCAAGAAGAAGCCAACGACCACATATGATAACATAATTTGAAGTTTAGAACCCTCCAAATGATGGATATACACCCATAAGGTAAGAACTACCACTTGAAACTGCTGCAAGACAGGAAGAGAACTgtccactaaaaaaataatgcacaGAAAACTACTAGCAAGTCATGTGAAGGATGAATTCTTTACAAAATTGCTCGTTCAACATCACTTCAACTGATCAGACATCTTTTGTCTTATTTAAGCCTGTATGCTGTTTTAAAATGcatccatttttttatcttgtttcatAATCCATCTCCAAATACATCTGTTTTTGTTGTGTTTCATCACCCATCTCTGAATAAAATCTCTGTGATCACATGCAGAACCCTTTTTACAGTCTACACAAATGACAAGTATCCATATCTACAGGCAATCCATATCCAAAATACAGCTATTCAATTCTGGGTGATGTGAATGGAAGCCAACAATAATTAGCAACTCCAAATGGGCCACTTGTAACCCAACCACTCATATACAGGAATTCCAcaacaatatgtgaggaaactATTACATGGAACGCCATGTGGCAGAGTTCATCGGATTTACCTGTAATAAGTCcacagtaaaataaaataagatggaCAATTCCTATCGCCACCAGTATCATGCCAACTGGTCAAAACCATTGCTTCTTATATAAAGGAGCAATACAAAATTGCATAGCATTATACCTTGCATTGTTTGAATTGGCTATGAAATTGCGACCAAAACTTCTATTGTGAAAGGGAAACACTGCAGCCTTCCTTGCAGCCTCGGATGTTAAAGGAAATTGGTTACCATGGAAATTTGACCTTCTTTGAGCCAAGGCACCCTGATTAACCAAATTTTAATCATGTAGAGAAGAACTAAATTATGGGTcgttaaaaaaaggaaaaatgtatTAAAAGTTAATGTGTGTTAGCAGCTGCAAATTCATACCTGCCGGACCAAGGGCCCCATGTCCATATAACGCCGCACCTTTAAAGCTTTTTCGTGGGCAGGGTTAAATGTTTTCTGATTTTTAATCTGTCCAAATTAAAAGACATGTCATCAATAACAtctaagaatattaaaaaacagaGGCAAAAAGTATTCCAACAAAAGAAAAGTTCCCTACCGGAGCCCTTTGCTGCTTCTTAGGTTTAGTTGTATTTTTAGACATTTTGATTATGTCATCTAGAAAATAACACAAAACAGAACAATATCCATGAGTAATGAATTCAGGAGGTGAAAGGaaacaatcaaatcaaatcttgGAGCAGCAAATTGGGATACCTAATGGCATGTCCAATTTCTTTTCTGTATTAGCAATTTCTTCACGAGAAAGTGGTTTAGTAGCCATCTGCATGGAGAAACAAAATTAGTCAACTGTGTATGCAAGTAAATACAACtatttaaagattttgaaaggttaaaaacaaataaatgtctAACAGCACAAAGCAAAGACAAGTCTATAGATTgagaaacaaaagttaaataaataaataaacccaaGTGTCCCAACAAAGGGGAAAACCAGAAAGCAAAATCAAACTTTGAGCTTAAAGAGGCACTGTTTCCAGTCTTAATATGCAGTTACCGAAAGAGAAAGGTACAGACCATCTACACATACCATTCAATTCCCCCACAGTTGCAATTACCTTGAAACACATTTTAATTACCCAAATAACAGTCATCAACTTGAGCGGACTGAATTGCTTTTTAGTAAATTAGACAGTAGCTAAAGCTTATCATATAACTCTTCTCGAAACGCAAAGCGTTAAGGTTTGGTTTTCTAAAAGCTCGAAAACCCtagaaaccaaaaaaccaaTCCAAAACGATCTTAATAAGGTGACTAATCATCAAACTCGTGCCTGTAGCTTGTCAAAATCGTGTTTTTCAATTCATGCACCAAAAAACTCTCAcataaaagcaaaaacaaaaaataagcaaCTCCTTAGCAAAGGAGACTGAGAGCTCTTTACACGTAATTATCACAAAATCAGCAACCACATAGAGTTTCACCATTCGTTGACAAAAACTATACAAGTAAAATGAAGATGTGAGCAGAGAGATGCAAAAACGACCAATTGCTGTATTAAATCAAGGCGAGAAGGTTACCAAATTAGCAGAAGAAATCTTAGACGGGATTGTTGATGGAAAAGCGGAAATCAACGGAtaattagggttagggttttgtaAAAGGAGAGGAAAGAGATTggggattttattttaatttttttgcgaGGGGAGGAGGAGATAAAGGACAGGAAAGAAAGTAAAATTTGAAAACGTGTGGGGCTGTAAAGGAGGATATTTTTACATGGAAGCAAGGGCGTAATTATCACGTCACCTCAGGTGGGGTTCGTTAAAGATCAGGTGTGGCACCAAAGGGATGGAACCCAAGGGGCTTTATGTGGCCGTATTTGGTTGGTTGTCATCCAGGTCAGCTGAGGCCAGTTAAGGAAGTAGAAAAGTAGTtattactttaattaattacctAAAATTGAAGGAATGGAACACATGCAAGGAGATTGGGATGTGTTGGATTATAGTAGTGGTAATAGCCTTGGTGTACGTGTTTTACTATGAGACTgaaccatttttttatataaaaaatagtgtttATACATTGAAATAAAGTACCGAAGAAATAAAAACCGGTAAatatgtaataatattaattagggCTAAGTTAATACAGGAAACTTTGCTAGATCtactatttatattatatgacaagaataatttgataaaaaataaagtaaattataaaggctttaaaaaatatattaacttttaaaactcGTGACTCGAGTCATTAAACTCGAAGCATCCAATTTagaaaaactatgaaattcaattcctaataaattaaatattaaatgatgaaattaaaaaaaatcatacaaaaaaaatttaaaacatagcaatttaaataatgaaaatcaaaataattgttaatactaatattaataattaacatCATCACTGTTATCATAACTGTTATTATTTCAATCACTATTAAAATCatcattgttgttattattatcattaccatcacttttattaatattgttagtgttattgttattgttgttgctaCTGCTAGCATTATCATTTGTAGTAATAATATTAGTActtttattagtattattattattttaacaacaatTACAACTATCATTAtcactgttgttgttgttactgTTGCTGCcattactattatcattattgCTATTaccttcactattattattagtatttttattataatcattattattgttcttattctaccttatattattattgttgttattgttgttatcacaattactaatattattattgctattactatcgttattatcattatcaacaTCATTGTCATTAATACTATTATTATCACTAATAATTCCATTATTACTAATATCataaccattatttttattattattatcattatcattaccACCACAACTATTATCATTATAACAAACTATTATCACTACTATTATTACGACTATTATTATGATATCCCACATtggaagcgagcgtccagagtcAAGGCCTTATAAGTAGTGTTGGTGCTGACCTGTTATACGCGTTGTGGGGCGTCAGGCTCAGAAGTGGACTCACGtcatcaggaacaaaaccgtgagggcagTAAGGCCCAAAATGGATAATATAGGACAGGTTAGGCAGGGCTATTACATTTGCTATTAGAGCCGAGGATGActcgtcttaaggtggggggattgtgatatcccacatcggaagcgagcaTTCAGAGCCGGGCTTTATGAGTAGTGCTGGTCGTTGACCTGTTGTACGTGCTTTTGGACGTCAGGCTCATAAGTGGGCTCACGTCActaggaacaaaaccgtgagggcggtaaggcctAGAGCGGACAATATACGGCAGGTTGGGTCGAGTTGTTAcaattatcatcaatattagtGTTATTATAAGTATCATTATCATgatcattgttgttgttattatttttcttcttattattattacatttattattatcatcaatattaatatcacaactattaatatcatcatcattattatcacTAATAGTAGCACTAGTAGTATCATTGTCACTACTAATACAACTGTCtttaccattatttttattatcattaccaatttaattcaataataataataataataataataattattattatcaccaccaccaccatcattattataattactaattttattattattattatttattaatattgtcaccattattattattattattatttattaatattgtcaccattattattattattatttattaatattgtcaccattattattattattattattataaaagttataaattttatttcaatgataaaattaaaaattataaagattttgatgaaaggaccgatgaaaacaataaaaaactaaaagctcatctatttttatttttatttgtatttactACTTTCAAACCTTTTGTTCTCTTGTTACTTATATATTAGCCATCTATGATATGTAAATAACTATGCCAGTACGAGACATTTGCATAAATCAGAATTATTTACGttttatatccattatttcaAGGAGGTACTACAAATTTTTGCATTTAGTGtaatataaattttctaatcaaatgcatctatattttacttttttcgGTCGAgtgtatctatttttttctatgtaagTATTTAgatttctatattttctttttaatgaagtGTCTTCACTATTAAATTGTCATCGTATGCTTGATA is a window encoding:
- the LOC7467085 gene encoding uncharacterized protein LOC7467085 is translated as MATKPLSREEIANTEKKLDMPLDDIIKMSKNTTKPKKQQRAPIKNQKTFNPAHEKALKVRRYMDMGPLVRQGALAQRRSNFHGNQFPLTSEAARKAAVFPFHNRSFGRNFIANSNNARAAGFTVKKRAANGGFARKSPPRQNQQQHQGDVGAKQRPQTLDLLFANMKEQRMKVLSRQNNAIKYNGGGRRPRVPWARGRF
- the LOC7467084 gene encoding uncharacterized protein LOC7467084 isoform X2; translated protein: MTLNLGFCSCSSYVSRFSHSPPLLSKLSPKPNYTTTATLLSLLFSFHKTAPFFSTSRTPSLKPLASSLSQSAADDEDNDNNNSFLSLNEDSLSRVSAAKDANEALQIISVITNKSNGLVSVTDCCGIITAAIDRGNTDLALSVFYAMRSSFDQGVTEIERWKWSRPDVSVYTSLVQGLAAALKVSDALKMIDYICRVGVSPSEDEVPFGKVVRCPTCMIAVAVAQPQHGIQIASCSKCRYQYELVSGDITSIDSEAISMDLPAWERGLRFLQLMKQSIPAAVHSIVVQTPSGMARTQRFATETVDLPAQKSERVTIASAVPSNVYRNVGPFKFSPKAPNVYPGEPMCLTNHENGRESLLLRAPVKDGKPSLLNPSVLVPLLAVLVAGDAASGIIDPSLPQFLVVAAISSLGVGATLNTLVFPGLNQLPQKSVDATAIKQKLLYQYDLLQSRIKELKEAAEKECNRCVQKIWKKRL